Proteins from one Cervus canadensis isolate Bull #8, Minnesota chromosome 25, ASM1932006v1, whole genome shotgun sequence genomic window:
- the TMBIM4 gene encoding protein lifeguard 4, with protein MAALDPRYPCSSIEDDFNYGSCVASASVHIRMAFLRKVYSILSLQVLLTTVTSAIFLYFDSIRTFVHESPALILVLAFGSLGLILALTVNRHKHPLNLYLLFGFTLLESLTVAFVVTFYDVYVVLQAFILTCAVFLGLTVYTLQSKRDFSKFGAGLFAGLWILCLSGILRLFFYSETVELVLAAGGAILFCGFIIYDTHSLMHRLSPEEYVLAAINLYLDIINLFLHLLRVLEAVNKK; from the exons ATGGCGGCCCTTGACCCCCGCTACCCCTGCTCCTCCATCGAGGACGACTTCAACTATGGCAGCTGCGTGGCCTCCGCCAGCGTGCACATCCGAATGG cctTTCTAAGAAAAGTCTACAGCATCCTTTCTCTGCAAGTTCTCTTAACTACAGTGACATCGGCAATTTTTTTATACTTTGATTCTATACGGACATTTGTACATGAAAG TCCTGCCTTAATTTTGGTGTTGGCCTTTGGATCCTTGGGTTTGATTTTAGCCTTGACTGTAAACAGACATAAGCATCCCCTTAACCTATACCTGCTTTTTGGATTT ACACTGTTGGAATCTCTGACTGTGGCCTTCGTTG TTACTTTCTATGATGTGTATGTTGTCCTGCAAGCTTTCATACTGACTTGTGCAGTATTTCTTGGTTTGACTGTATATACTCTACAGTCTAAGAGAgatttcagcaaatttggagcAGG actGTTTGCTGGTTTGTGGATTTTGTGTTTGTCAGGAATCTTGAGG TTGTTTTTTTACAGTGAGACAGTGGAGTTGGTCTTGGCTGCTGGTGGAGCCATCCTTTTCTGCGGATTCATCATCTATGACACACACTCACTGATGCACCGGCTGTCACCTGAAGAGTATGTATTAGCGGCCATCAACCTCTATTTGGATATCATTAATCTCTTCTTGCACCTGCTGCGGGTTTTGGAAGCAGTTAATAAAAAGTGA
- the LLPH gene encoding protein LLP homolog encodes MAKSLRSKWKRKMRAEKRKKNAPKELSRLKSILKIDGDVLMKDVQEIATVVEPRHCQEKTQCVVKDETDDMKMETDNKRNKKTLLDQHGQYPIWMNQRQRKRLKAKREKKKGKSKVKAMKAAKGLTW; translated from the exons ATGGCTAAAAGTTTACGGAGTAAGTGGAAAAGGAAGATGCGtgctgaaaagagaaaaaagaatgccCCAAAGGAGCTCAGCAGACTTAAAAGTATTCTTAAAATAGATGGTGATGTTTTAATGAAAGATGTTCAAGAGATAGCAACTGTGGTGGAACCCAGACATTGTCAAGAGAAAACGCAGTGTGTGGTGAAAGATGAAACAG ATGACATGAAGATGGAGACTGAtaataagagaaacaaaaagactcTTCTGGACCAGCATGGGCAGTACCCCATATGGATGAACCAGAGGcaaaggaaaagactgaaagcaaaacgtgagaaaaagaaggggaaaagcaaAGTAAAAGCCATGAAGGCAGCAAAGGGTTTGACCTGGTAG